Proteins from one Gimesia maris genomic window:
- a CDS encoding DUF1501 domain-containing protein codes for MKFGPHSRTHTQHAFTAFNPLVPEGLVLQSRRNMLKASLAGLAGLSVPGLLKASDQLQLAGKSSLPKKSIILLWMTGGPSHIDTWDPKPDRPIQNRGPFGVTQTSVPGITITDMLPKQAAMMDRFTLIRSVDPKMSSHQPNQVMQTANLLATPRTNRKGDRYPAMASIVAKHHGSNHPGMPPYVSFMKHDSHIAWGGYLGKQYDPFIANDAADLPVYDMLGNDTGKTSGGKMFQFAPGLSFDRMKNRRDLMLQFDQMRSGIDQAGSMQAIDSYSRRAYDMVLGQRVQDAFDLNQESPETRDRYGKHLWCQQALLARRLVEAGSSFVTLDLSYHTASGTWDNHGDNIPPYGGIKNGLGPLLPLFDHLLTTLVSDLEERSILDDTLVIAMGEFGRSPNSGTQGSTDGRDHWPVVMSMCLAGGGMNHGQVIGASEHDGSEIKHRPVRPGDLAATIYRYMGVPLDTHYIDDKGRPIFAVENGEPIHELF; via the coding sequence ATGAAGTTCGGTCCCCATTCGCGTACTCATACACAACATGCTTTCACCGCGTTTAACCCGCTGGTCCCTGAAGGTTTAGTACTTCAGAGTCGCCGTAACATGTTGAAAGCCTCTCTCGCGGGCCTGGCTGGTCTGTCTGTACCCGGTCTCTTAAAAGCCTCCGATCAGCTCCAGTTGGCTGGAAAGTCTTCACTGCCGAAGAAAAGTATTATTCTCCTCTGGATGACAGGGGGCCCCAGCCATATTGATACCTGGGATCCCAAACCGGATCGTCCCATTCAGAACCGCGGTCCGTTTGGAGTGACACAGACATCAGTCCCCGGTATCACGATTACAGACATGCTCCCCAAACAGGCAGCGATGATGGATCGCTTCACGCTGATTCGCTCTGTCGATCCCAAAATGAGCAGCCATCAACCCAATCAGGTCATGCAGACTGCCAATCTGCTCGCGACTCCCCGTACCAATCGTAAAGGTGACCGCTACCCGGCCATGGCATCGATTGTGGCCAAGCATCACGGTTCCAATCATCCCGGCATGCCTCCCTATGTCTCATTCATGAAACACGATTCCCATATCGCCTGGGGTGGTTACCTGGGAAAACAATACGACCCGTTCATCGCCAATGATGCCGCCGACCTGCCCGTCTATGACATGTTGGGGAATGATACCGGAAAAACCAGTGGCGGAAAAATGTTTCAGTTTGCGCCGGGACTCTCCTTTGATCGCATGAAAAACCGCCGTGACCTGATGCTGCAGTTCGATCAGATGCGAAGCGGCATTGACCAGGCCGGTTCCATGCAGGCCATCGACAGTTACAGTCGTCGCGCCTATGACATGGTGCTCGGACAGCGCGTGCAGGATGCCTTCGATCTCAATCAGGAATCTCCCGAAACCCGGGACCGCTACGGAAAACACCTCTGGTGTCAGCAGGCACTGCTGGCAAGAAGGCTGGTGGAAGCAGGCAGTTCCTTCGTCACCCTGGATTTGAGTTACCATACCGCATCCGGTACCTGGGACAACCACGGTGACAATATTCCGCCCTACGGCGGAATTAAAAATGGGCTCGGTCCCCTGCTCCCCCTGTTTGACCATCTGTTGACAACCCTGGTTTCGGATCTGGAAGAACGTTCCATTCTGGATGATACACTCGTCATCGCCATGGGAGAATTCGGTCGTTCCCCCAATTCGGGTACGCAAGGCAGTACAGACGGTCGCGATCACTGGCCGGTGGTCATGTCAATGTGCCTGGCCGGCGGTGGTATGAATCACGGACAGGTCATTGGAGCCAGCGAACATGACGGCAGTGAGATCAAACATCGCCCCGTCCGACCGGGAGATCTGGCAGCGACCATCTATCGATATATGGGTGTCCCCCTTGATACACACTATATCGATGATAAAGGTCGCCCTATTTTTGCTGTGGAAAATGGTGAGCCGATTCACGAACTCTTCTGA